One stretch of Nicotiana tabacum cultivar K326 chromosome 18, ASM71507v2, whole genome shotgun sequence DNA includes these proteins:
- the LOC107804761 gene encoding uncharacterized protein LOC107804761, with amino-acid sequence MSSWLPRSLATTLHLDGEREEEEEDKNDTKNDVVTHSSNSHGDENEISIYQEIDLEENGFDCNDVDSSDVNEGGGGVKEDLSELKETLTRQLWGVASFLAPSPPPPPPPPPTAAVWTVKSEHLDAVLDRTDSVDRSGSSGVSEEEEREYVGDMGVFLEYSNYEVEENSLFDDAVGVTDEALGFARNIAHHPETWLDFPLEEDDFDDFEISEAQQKHGFAVERLAPRLAALRNELCPVHMGEGYFWMVYFVLLHTRLNKHDAELLSTPQLVEARAMWMRELQKKTKPDSDFFGMNTLLLKESTYSPREDFDSTSSEDAHCRFFMPQRSFAFETTPDIETEKLEHGSTEIQFIDKVVTEENPPSKILDKESVAGPSFKPPFLDYDEHEDDWLQDIEESEGYSGTGILTGNEEEISFSDLEDDIDCTMPVKSKLF; translated from the exons ATGTCATCATGGCTCCCTCGTTCTTTAGCCACCACTCTCCATCTCGATGGTGAaagagaagaggaggaagaagacaAAAACGATACCAAAAACGACGTCGTCACTCATTCCTCCAATTCTCATGGAGACGAAAATGAAATTTCAATTTACCAGGAAATCGATTTAGAAGAAAATGGATTTGATTGTAATGACGTTGATTCCTCCGATGTTAACGAAGGCGGCGGGGGTGTTAAGGAAGACTTGTCCGAACTAAAAGAAACCTTAACTCGTCAACTATGGGGTGTCGCTTCATTTCTCGCTCCTTCgccaccacctcctcctcctccacctcCGACGGCGGCAGTATGGACGGTGAAATCGGAGCATTTGGATGCCGTTCTGGACCGGACAGATTCGGTAGATCGATCAGGTTCAAGTGGTGTATCGGAGGAGGAAGAGAGGGAATATGTTGGAGACATGGGTGTTTTTCTAGAATATTCGAATTATGAAGTGGAGGAGAATAGTTTATTTGATGATGCAGTTGGAGTAACTGATGAAGCATTGGGCTTCGCTAGGAATATAGCTCATCATCCCGAGACTTGGTTGGATTTTCCCTTAGAGGAAGACGACTTTGACG ATTTTGAGATCTCTGAAGCCCAACAGAAGCATGGATTTGCTGTTGAACGTCTGGCACCGAGATTAGCTGCTCTCAGAAATGAACTTTGCCCTGTCCATATGGGTGAGGGTTACTTTTGGATggtttattttgttcttcttcaCACAAGACTCAATAAACATGATGCTGAGCTGTTGTCTACACCCCAG CTTGTTGAAGCAAGGGCTATGTGGATGCGAGAGCTCCAAAAGAAGACAAAACCCGACTCAGATTTCTTTGGTATGAATACCCTTCTCTTGAAGGAGAGCACGTATTCGCCACGTGAAGACTTCGATTCCACCTCATCTGAAGATGCTCACTGTAGATTTTTTATGCCCCAAAGGAGTTTTGCATTTGAGACCACTCCTGACATTGAAACTGAGAAGCTCGAACATGGAAGTACAGAGATCCAGTTTATTGACAAGGTTGTTACTGAAGAAAATCCTCCTAGTAAGATCTTAGATAAGGAGTCGGTGGCTGGTCCCTCTTTTAAACCACCATTCTTGGACTATGATGAGCATGAGGATGATTGGCTACAAGACATTGAAGAGTCAGAAGGCTACTCTGGCACTGGAATTTTAACGGGAAATGAGGAGGAAATTTCATTTAGTGATCTTGAGGATGATATTGATTGTACGATGCCAGtgaaatcaaaattattttag